The uncultured Roseibium sp. genome contains a region encoding:
- a CDS encoding glycosyltransferase family 2 protein codes for MTAPLFTIILAVHRPPLLLPFAIESALRQTVQDFELFIVCDGAPDETVKLAETYAAGDARITVYPFPKGQRHGEAHRDTALKDARSIYVAHLADDDIWLPNHLSELELLLKTCDFGNLLHADVHPDGRINVHTGSLGDTATRDRMIRERWNFFGPSSAGYRLDAYRALPVGWSPAPEDVWTDLHMWRKFLSRDGLTSDTRYSVQCIKLPDSIRQKMTLAERLEETKSLVEKYASVRAQQEFQTVCFSLILDAERDRVTGQIQRELHATKKSARKLFKELSRQKKVNALRNEDIRVLKKELKKVGKLEAKVQKANDLKKAKALQLAAKTAELKSMRASMSWRLTAPFRTIADLFGSRVS; via the coding sequence ATGACCGCCCCGCTGTTCACAATCATTCTGGCGGTCCACCGCCCTCCCCTGCTGCTACCGTTCGCCATTGAAAGCGCCTTGAGGCAAACCGTTCAGGATTTCGAACTGTTCATCGTGTGCGACGGTGCCCCGGACGAAACGGTCAAGCTTGCGGAGACCTATGCCGCCGGGGATGCCCGGATAACGGTCTATCCTTTTCCCAAGGGACAACGGCACGGGGAAGCCCACAGGGACACGGCCCTGAAAGACGCCCGGTCCATCTATGTCGCGCATCTGGCAGACGACGACATCTGGCTGCCCAATCATCTGTCCGAGCTCGAACTGCTTTTGAAAACCTGCGATTTCGGCAATCTCCTGCATGCGGATGTTCATCCGGACGGCCGGATCAACGTCCATACCGGATCGCTTGGCGATACGGCGACGCGGGACAGGATGATCAGGGAAAGGTGGAATTTCTTCGGCCCCTCCTCCGCCGGCTACAGGCTCGATGCCTATCGGGCGCTCCCCGTGGGATGGAGCCCGGCCCCGGAGGATGTCTGGACGGATCTTCACATGTGGAGGAAGTTTCTCAGCCGCGACGGGCTCACCTCCGATACGCGGTATTCGGTGCAATGCATCAAGCTTCCCGATTCCATCCGCCAGAAGATGACCCTTGCGGAGAGACTTGAAGAGACGAAAAGTCTTGTAGAGAAATACGCCTCTGTTCGGGCCCAACAGGAATTCCAGACCGTTTGCTTCAGCCTGATCCTCGACGCTGAACGCGACCGGGTGACAGGACAAATCCAACGCGAGCTTCACGCCACGAAAAAATCAGCCCGAAAGCTGTTCAAGGAGCTATCGAGGCAGAAAAAAGTGAATGCTCTCAGGAACGAAGACATTCGCGTACTGAAAAAGGAACTCAAGAAAGTCGGCAAGCTGGAAGCGAAGGTGCAGAAGGCGAACGACTTGAAGAAGGCGAAAGCGTTGCAACTCGCAGCGAAAACCGCAGAACTCAAATCCATGCGTGCGTCCATGTCATGGCG
- a CDS encoding Gfo/Idh/MocA family oxidoreductase has protein sequence MLEIGLIGFGRWGKLIFRDLRALDVSVHVAVPGEQSRTAAMAAGAASVCTQASELPDVDGYVVAAPTILHAQCITPLMGRGKPIFVEKPLTCDPVSASRIAEEIPDRIFVMDKWRYHPGILKLSELAGSGALGEIRAVRSYRLGWGNPHKDVDAAWILLPHDFSIAQDILGYLPELETVLVQHKDLEGQDLTVRLKDKSTGVSVTCEISALHPGNRRSVVVIGSTAVAQLADSYDDRVLFAATGDDESPREIRVDTKMPLLAELEAFIAHVKGGPPPKSSAREGAVTVQRVAEARAMAGWT, from the coding sequence ATGCTCGAAATAGGTCTGATCGGCTTCGGACGCTGGGGCAAGCTCATCTTTCGCGATCTCCGCGCCCTGGACGTCAGTGTTCACGTGGCGGTTCCGGGCGAACAGAGCCGGACCGCTGCCATGGCGGCAGGAGCGGCAAGTGTCTGTACGCAGGCGTCCGAATTGCCCGATGTTGATGGCTATGTCGTCGCTGCCCCGACCATTCTTCATGCGCAATGCATCACCCCGCTCATGGGACGCGGGAAACCTATTTTTGTCGAAAAGCCTCTGACCTGCGACCCGGTTTCGGCCAGCCGGATCGCAGAAGAAATCCCGGACCGAATCTTCGTCATGGACAAGTGGCGGTATCACCCGGGTATTCTGAAACTGTCGGAACTGGCCGGTTCGGGCGCCCTTGGCGAAATTCGCGCTGTGCGGTCCTATCGGCTCGGCTGGGGCAATCCTCATAAGGATGTGGATGCCGCCTGGATCCTGCTTCCTCACGATTTTTCCATCGCCCAGGACATCCTGGGATACCTTCCCGAACTGGAGACGGTTCTCGTCCAGCACAAGGACCTGGAAGGCCAGGACCTGACGGTCCGTTTGAAAGACAAATCGACCGGCGTCTCCGTGACCTGCGAAATTTCGGCCCTGCATCCGGGCAACAGACGCTCCGTGGTGGTCATTGGCAGCACTGCCGTCGCCCAGCTCGCCGATTCCTATGACGACCGGGTTCTTTTTGCGGCGACCGGCGATGACGAGAGCCCGCGGGAAATCAGGGTCGATACCAAAATGCCCCTCCTTGCGGAGCTAGAGGCATTCATCGCTCACGTAAAGGGCGGTCCGCCGCCCAAATCATCGGCACGGGAAGGAGCGGTCACGGTTCAACGCGTCGCCGAAGCGCGCGCCATGGCCGGCTGGACATGA
- the rfbC gene encoding dTDP-4-dehydrorhamnose 3,5-epimerase: MDHPGIEIKGVKPIDLAPHTDVRGTFMEVYRDEWVDETQPIQWNVVHSSANTLRGVHVHVDHHDYLTVLSGLMLLGLHDIRPESPTYGRSSTIELSTEPSRAILIPPGVCHGFYYLQPSIHLYAVSQYFNPADELGCRFDCPELNLDWPATSPLLSQRDQTADSYRTMCEKYLSGHKSVG; this comes from the coding sequence ATGGATCATCCGGGAATAGAAATCAAAGGCGTAAAACCAATAGATCTAGCGCCCCACACAGATGTTCGTGGAACATTTATGGAAGTCTATCGAGACGAATGGGTGGATGAAACACAACCGATCCAATGGAATGTCGTTCATAGCAGCGCGAATACCCTTCGCGGCGTCCATGTGCACGTCGACCATCATGACTATCTGACCGTGCTTTCCGGCTTAATGCTTCTGGGTCTTCATGATATCCGACCCGAGAGCCCGACATATGGCAGGTCGAGCACGATCGAATTGAGCACCGAGCCGTCGCGGGCAATCCTGATCCCTCCGGGCGTCTGCCATGGATTTTATTATCTTCAGCCGTCCATCCACCTGTACGCGGTCTCTCAATATTTTAATCCCGCGGACGAACTCGGTTGCCGTTTCGACTGCCCGGAACTCAATCTCGACTGGCCGGCAACATCTCCCCTGCTATCCCAACGGGATCAAACCGCCGATAGTTACAGGACGATGTGCGAGAAATACCTCTCGGGACACAAGAGCGTCGGCTGA